Proteins from one Panicum virgatum strain AP13 chromosome 7K, P.virgatum_v5, whole genome shotgun sequence genomic window:
- the LOC120641780 gene encoding probable LRR receptor-like serine/threonine-protein kinase At1g56130 yields the protein MRPASSCSCRHGSELPKLLALLLLLTASAQAQQATTRTDPVEAAAVNAVFAKLGQTASSAWNISGDPCTGAATDGTNIDTDPNFNPAIKCECSGQNNTVCHVTKLKIYALNAVGVIPEELQNLTRLTNLNLGQNYLTGPLPSFLGQLTAMQYMSLGINSLSGSVPKELGNLTNLVSLSFSSNSLNGSLPSELGNLVKLEQLYIDSAGLSGPLPSSLSRLTRMKTLWASDNDFTGQIPEYIGSWANLTELRFQGNSFQGPLPTTLSNLVQLTSLRIGDIVNGSSSLVFISNMTSLNTLILRNCRISDNLASVNFSQLANLNLLDLSFNNITGQVPQALLNLNSLNFLFLGNNSLSGNLPNSIGTSLKNIDFSYNQLSGSFPSWASQNMELNLVANNFVISSPNNSVLPGGLECLQRNTPCFLGSPMSSSFAVDCGSSRSIFGSDNSMYQPDNAKLGPASYYVTGDPTWGINNVGKFMEASNNSYIIYSSRQFQSTLDSELFQTARMSPSSLRYYGFGLENGNYTVTLQFAEFDFEDSQTWKSVGRRVFDIYVQGERKEQNFDIRKAAGGKSYTAVKKQYIVPVTRNFLEIHLFWAGKGTCCIPSQGYYGPAISALSATPNFKPTVRSAAQKKSSNKTGIVVGVVIGAAVLVLVALAGLCMWRQKRRKLALEQQELYSIVGRPNVLSYGELRTATENFSSSNLLGEGGYGSVYKGKLPDGRVVAVKQLSETSRQGKKEFATEIETISRVQHRNLVKLYGCCLEGNKPLLVYEYLENGSLDKALFGSGRLRLDWPTRYEICLGIARGLSYLHEESAIRVVHRDIKASNVLLDANLNPKISDFGLAKLYDDKKTHVSTKVAGTFGYLAPEYAMRGHMTEKVDVFAFGVVVLETLAGRPNFDNTLDEDKVYILEWVWQLYEENHPLDMLDPKLADFNGDEVLRAIHVALLCTQGSPHQRPSMSRVVSMLSGDVEVGEVVNKPSYITEWQIKGGNTSSFMSSNVSGQSSLAPRAASSHTSSPFMSSVIEEGR from the exons ATGAGGCCTGCGTCGAGCTGTTCTTGCCGCCATGGCTCCGAGCTCCCCAagctgctggcgctgctgctgcttctaaCCGCATCTGCGCAGGCGCAGCAAGCAACGACAAGGACCGATCCGGTTGAAG cggcggcggtgaacgCTGTGTTCGCCAAGCTCGGCCAGACGGCGTCGTCGGCATGGAACATCAGCGGCGACCCCTgcaccggcgccgccacggACGGGACCAACATCGACACCGACCCAAACTTCAACCCGGCAATCAAGTGCGAATGCTCCGGCCAGAACAACACCGTCTGCCACGTCACAAAGCT GAAAATATATGCGCTGAATGCAGTTGGTGTGATACCAGAAGAACTACAGAACCTCACACGCCTAACTAATCT GAACTTAGGACAAAATTACTTAACAGGGCCTTTACCATCGTTCCTTGGGCAATTGACCGCTATGCAGTATAT GAGTCTGGGCATCAATTCGTTATCCGGATCTGTTCCAAAGGAGCTTGGGAACCTTACCAATCTAGTATCCCT GTCATTTAGCTCAAACAGTTTAAATGGTTCCCTTCCGTCGGAACTAGGGAACTTGGTTAAACTTGAGCAACT GTATATTGATAGCGCCGGCTTAAGTGGTCCCTTACCATCATCGCTTTCCAGGCTTACAAGAATGAAAACATT GTGGGCATCAGATAATGATTTTACTGGGCAAATACCAGAGTATATTGGGAGCTGGGCTAATTTAACAGAACT GCGGTTTCAAGGCAATTCGTTTCAAGGTCCACTTCCAACCACTCTGTCTAATCTCGTCCAACTAACAAGCTT GAGAATAGGTGACATAGTCAATGGGAGTTCTTCACTGGTATTCATCAGTAATATGACATCTTTGAACACCTT AATTTTGAGGAATTGCAGGATATCTGATAACTTGGCATCAGTGAACTTTTCACAACTTGCAAATTTAAACTTACT GGATTTGAGTTTTAACAATATCACAGGCCAAGTACCCCAAGCCCTGCTGAATCTGAATTCACTCAACTTCTT ATTTCTAGGGAATAACAGCCTTTCAGGAAACCTACCAAACTCTATAGGAACTTCTCTTAAAAACAT AGACTTCTCTTACAACCAGCTCTCAGGAAGCTTTCCTTCTTGGGCTAGTCAGAATATGGAATT GAATTTAGTGGCAAACAATTTCGTGATCAGTAGCCCCAATAACAG TGTCTTACCTGGGGGCCTGGAGTGCCTTCAGCGAAATACACCCTGTTTTCTTGGCTCTCCAATGT CCTCCTCCTTTGCTGTGGACTGTGGGAGCAGTAGATCAATATTTGGCTCAGATAATTCCATGTATCAGCCTGACAACGCCAAACTTGGACCTGCATCTTATTATGTAACCGGAGATCCAACATGGGGTATTAACAATGTTGGGAAGTTTATGGAGGCATCAAATAATAGTTACATAATCTACAGCTCACGCCAGTTTCAGAGTACTCTAGATTCAGAACTGTTCCAGACAGCAAGGATGTCACCGTCATCTTTAAGATACTATGGTTTTGGACTTGAGAATGGAAATTATACTGTCACACTTCAATTTGCAGAGTTTGACTTCGAAGACTCACAGACCTGGAAGAGTGTAGGTAGAAGGGTTTTTGATATCTATGTACAG GGTGAGCGTAAGGAGCAGAACTTTGACATAAGAAAGGCAGCAGGCGGGAAATCTTACACTGCTGTCAAGAAGCAATATATAGTTCCTGTCACCAGAAACTTCCTTGAGATTCATCTTTTCTGGGCTGGCAAGGGCACTTGTTGCATCCCTAGTCAAGGCTACTATGGGCCAGCAATATCAGCTTTGAGTGCAACTCCAA atttcaaacCTACAGTTCGTAGTGCTGCACAGAAGAAGAGTAGCAACAAAACAGGTATAGTTGTTGGAGTTGTGATTGGTGCAGCAGTTTTAGTGCTAGTAGCACTTGCTGGACTCTGTATGTGGAGGCAGAAAAGGAGGAAACTAGCATTGGAGCAACAAG AGCTGTACAGTATTGTCGGAAGACCTAATGTACTCAGTTACGGTGAACTAAGGACTGCTACTGAAAATTTCAGTTCAAGTAACCTTCTTGGCGAAGGAGGATACGGATCAGTTTATAAG GGTAAATTACCCGATGGAAGGGTGGTGGCTGTGAAACAGCTATCTGAAACATCTCGTCAGGGGAAAAAAGAATTTGCAACTGAAATAGAAACTATTTCTCGAGTGCAACACCGGAATCTCGTTAAGTTGTATGGTTGCTGCCTTGAGGGCAATAAACCACTGTTGGTTTATGAGTACCTGGAGAATGGAAGCCTTGATAAAGCATTATTTG GAAGTGGGAGACTGAGGCTGGACTGGCCAACACGCTATGAGATATGCTTGGGCATTGCAAGAGGTCTTTCTTATCTCCACGAAGAGTCTGCCATCCGTGTCGTACATAGGGACATAAAGGCTAGTAATGTCTTACTTGACGCCAATCTTAACCCTAAGATCTCCGATTTTGGGCTCGCCAAACTTTATGATGACAAGAAGACACATGTCAGCACAAAAGTTGCTGGTACATT TGGTTATCTTGCACCTGAGTACGCCATGAGAGGTCATATGACTGAGAAAGTTGATGTATTTGCATTTGGCGTGGTCGTTTTGGAGACTTTAGCTGGAAGGCCAAACTTCGACAATACTCTTGATGAAGATAAGGTTTACATTTTAGAATGG GTCTGGCAATTGTACGAGGAAAACCACCCTCTGGACATGTTAGACCCCAAGCTTGCTGATTTCAACGGTGACGAGGTGCTCCGCGCCATCCACGTCGCCCTGCTCTGCACCCAGGGCTCGCCCCACCAGCGGCCGTCCATGTCGCGGGTTGTATCCATGCTGTCTGGAGACGTGGAGGTGGGTGAGGTGGTGAACAAGCCCAGCTACATCACCGAGTGGCAGATTAAGGGCGGCAACACCAGCAGCTTCATGAGCAGCAACGTTAGCGGGCAGTCGAGCTTGGCCCCAAGGGCGGCCTCGTCGCACACCTCGTCGCCTTTCATGAGCTCCGTCATTGAAGAAGGCCGGTGA